The nucleotide sequence TAAAAGAGATGTGTATCAGTGCAGACCCATCTTCTTAAGTATCCTTCCCCTCCATATCCATATAAGTATGCCCATAATTAAGAGGTAAGCTATAGTAAAAACACCCATAAGTGTTCTCTTTGCCTGTTCGGAGGGGGAAGGCTCTGACACAGATCTCAGATAAGAAATTATTTTTGCTGTATCTTCTGGTCTTCCCATCATAACAGGTGGCATGGTAGTACCGGGAAGCACCTTTTGTGGATCAAGTATGAAGTTAAAAAGATACTCCTTACCTCTTGAGAGATACATGGTTGAGAGGTCAGGCGGTATTTTACCGAAGGACTCTTTAAGTTGAGAAAGCTCAGTGTAAAAGGCGCTTTCGTAAACTTCTGCGGGAAGGACTTTCCCATAATGTTCCTGTAGGGCTTTTAAGTTAGGATTTGCCTGTATGGATGCAGGATAAACAGCGTCATACCTTACCGAATGACACGCTTGGCAGTTCTGCTCAAAAAGCTGTTTCCCTTCCTTCGCATACTTCACATCTTCAACTATTTTCTCATACTGATTTGGTATCTCGTACTTTTCATGGGGTGCAAAGATATTATTTATCCATATGATATAAAAGAAGACAAGCGTCAAAAGTGTAAAAAACACCGCCTTTATCATCTCTTTTCACCTCCTCTCGCTTTATACCAGCCCCACTCTATAACGGATATTATCGGCAAGGATATGAAGAAGGCAAAAAGCAACGCAGTAAAAGTAAGTCCCAACATGGCGTTTGTAGGAGTAGGTGGCATAGTTCCTAAAATGGTTAGAGCCATAGCCGATAAGACTAGCAGTACAAACATTACGAAAAATAAGGGTCTTTTCCTCGCACTTTTATAAGGGGAAAAATCAAGGAAAGGAAGTAAGAGCAAAAGCAGTAGCGTCACGCTAAAAGCTATAAAGCCCAAAAACTTCTGAGGTATTGACCTGAATATGGTATAAAAAGCCAAAAGATACCATTCAGGTGCTATATGAGGCGGAGTTTTGAAAGGGTTTGCAGGTTCAAAGTTATCGGGTGGCAAAAAGTGGTGCATGTAAAAAAAGACAAAGAAGAAAAAGAGCGCAAGATAACCCATAACGTAAGCTCCCTCTTTAAGTGTCATGTAAGGATGAAAGGGTACACCTTCCTTCTTCTTATCTATTTCCACACCTTCAGGGTTTGATATGCCCGCAGCCCTCACCAGGTACAGGTGAAACCCAACAAGACCCAGAAGTATGAGAGGCAAAAGCCAAATGTGTAAACCAAAGAATCTTCCCAGAGTTATCTGTCCAAGTTCGTATCCTCCCTTCATCCATACGGATATAGTCTCGCCTAAAGCACCGGGAATAGCTGTTGGTATCTCGGTAGTAACCACCATGCCCCAATAAGAAAGTTGTCCCCACGGTAAAAGGTAACCAGAAAGGGCGGTAGCCAAAAGTATAAAGAATATAAACCATCCCACTATCCATGTAAGCTCCCT is from Hydrogenobacter sp. and encodes:
- a CDS encoding cytochrome bc complex cytochrome b subunit, producing MFGKIGRWIDERAHISELWRSQMVDYKVPKGLTFPYAFGVMALIAFAIQIVSGIFLTMYYQPNVHAAFDSANYTIMKEIPFMWLFRHVHAAGANFFLALVYLHMFTGIYYNAYKKPRELTWIVGWFIFFILLATALSGYLLPWGQLSYWGMVVTTEIPTAIPGALGETISVWMKGGYELGQITLGRFFGLHIWLLPLILLGLVGFHLYLVRAAGISNPEGVEIDKKKEGVPFHPYMTLKEGAYVMGYLALFFFFVFFYMHHFLPPDNFEPANPFKTPPHIAPEWYLLAFYTIFRSIPQKFLGFIAFSVTLLLLLLLPFLDFSPYKSARKRPLFFVMFVLLVLSAMALTILGTMPPTPTNAMLGLTFTALLFAFFISLPIISVIEWGWYKARGGEKR
- a CDS encoding c-type cytochrome; the protein is MIKAVFFTLLTLVFFYIIWINNIFAPHEKYEIPNQYEKIVEDVKYAKEGKQLFEQNCQACHSVRYDAVYPASIQANPNLKALQEHYGKVLPAEVYESAFYTELSQLKESFGKIPPDLSTMYLSRGKEYLFNFILDPQKVLPGTTMPPVMMGRPEDTAKIISYLRSVSEPSPSEQAKRTLMGVFTIAYLLIMGILIWIWRGRILKKMGLH